A stretch of Elgaria multicarinata webbii isolate HBS135686 ecotype San Diego chromosome 5, rElgMul1.1.pri, whole genome shotgun sequence DNA encodes these proteins:
- the LOC134399378 gene encoding uncharacterized protein LOC134399378, with protein METPSTPMRPIEVSTPMAPERPKPRKRYLSTSSDDEQFPPTKTPQEEDEEISQIWQSLLDSISIPNSIMQEPAAEAVTAEEPEKCINTSIPPSPIELWNMASASNIHIQAPEALANNQPAHLTLKNLLGLSIDETQHILPRKRRGAMRGIVRATIYGILKHCLSQYLYESCIGCTIQAPGQSSHECTVWTENDISTKLRILCAKLWFQPVLHVVILIGYSLNCLALTSENVDQVLILTTEISRAINPRMYLEKIMKTTDQSFLQHVERVIKDRPYKSFLTSIENSTAVLRRTQFKCIHKRQQLLVSKIVIHREGVCEMSQQKKIAQPGSQSPIHEPTHTENQEQSDDHATNENLKPQASKTETTHEGPQASKDDRPGGHA; from the exons atggaaacccccagcaccccgatgaggCCTATAGAGGTGTCTACCCCGATGGCACCAGAGAGGCCTAAACCCAGAAAGCGTTATCTCAGCACCAGCTCTGacgatgaacagttcccaccaacaaagaccccacaggaggaagatgaggagatctcacaaatatggcaaagcttgttggaCTCTATCTCgataccaaactctataatgcag gagccagcagcagaggctgtaacagctgaagAACCTGAGAAGTGCATCAATACTAGCATCCCGCCGTCACCTATTGAgctttggaatatggcttctgcaagtaacattcacattcag gctcctgaagcattggcaaacaaTCAGCCGGCGCATCTCACCCTGAAAAATCTTCTTGGACTGTCGATTGatgaaacacagcacattttaccAAGAAAGCGTCGAGGAGCTATGCGTGGAATTGTCAGAGCAACCATTTATGGCATCTTGAAACACTGCCTAAGCCAGTATCTGTATGAGAGCTGTATTGGATGTACAATACAGGCCCCTGGACAGAGCTCTCACGAATGTACAGTATGGacagaaaatgacatttccacaaaactacgcattctttgtgcaaaactctggtttcagcctgtgttgcatgttgttatcctcattggttattctctaaattgtcttgctttgacctcagagaatGTGGACCAGGTCTTAATTCTGACTACAGAGATTAGCAGAGCTATAAATCCTCGAATGTaccttgaaaaaattatgaagaccACCGACCAATCCTTTCTTCAACATGTAGAACGCGTAATCAAAGATCGGCCCTATAAGTCATTTCTTACatct ATTGAAAATTCTACAGCCGTCCTCCGTAGAACGCAGTTCAAGTGTATCCATAAGCGTCAACAGCTCCTTGTTAGCAAAATCGTGATACATAGAG AGGGTGTTTGTGAAATGTCGCAACAAAAGAAAATCGCTCAACCAGGGAGCCAGAGCCCcatacatgaacctacccatactgaaAATCAAG aacaATCGGATGACCACGCAACCAATGAGAATCTCAAACCTCAAGCTTCAAAGACTGAGACAACACATGAGGGGCCCCAAGCATCAAAGGACGACAGACCTGGAGGCCACG cttaa